A region from the Lolium perenne isolate Kyuss_39 chromosome 4, Kyuss_2.0, whole genome shotgun sequence genome encodes:
- the LOC127292133 gene encoding zinc finger protein ZAT7-like: protein MVSSMNHYRDYAPLSLSLSLGAVAERKKKLRRAAASGEFVYKTCSRSFPTFQALGGHRTSHLRGRNGLALALARDHYSLKPKKTTSSDDQNPAAVHQCHVCGLSFEMGQALGGHMRRHREEAGAVAQAPPVLLQLFV, encoded by the coding sequence ATGGTGTCCTCGATGAACCACTACAGAGATTACGCCCCCttgtccctctccctctccctcggcGCCGTGGCCGAGCGCAAGAAGAAGCTCAGGCGCGCCGCGGCATCCGGCGAGTTCGTGTACAAGACGTGCAGCCGCTCCTTCCCGACGTTCCAAGCGCTCGGCGGGCACCGGACCAGCCACCTCCGTGGCCGCAACGGGCTCGCGCTCGCCCTCGCCCGAGATCACTACTCCCTCAAGCCCAAGAAGACCACTTCTTCAGACGATCAGAATCCGGCGGCAGTACACCAGTGCCATGTCTGCGGCCTCAGCTTCGAGATGGGGCAGGCGCTCGGGGGACACATGCGCAGGCACCGTGAGGAGGCCGGCGCCGTGGCGCAGGCGCCGCCCGTTCTGCTCCAGCTCTTTGTCTAG